In Arthrobacter citreus, a single genomic region encodes these proteins:
- a CDS encoding sensor histidine kinase, which translates to MDIRSKKYSHSLTTKIIVFAIVILFFSSILKSIANVAALTDDDFGIVFEENYFLSKSYMQEVEPIFSSLTQLVNKYKSEENILKGGAISTEDIRSIEESLYSDFTARSNLYNPNVSEEENFKNFQKADAKEINQVKNQMITDGLQNYHNLLQALAEKEELLYYGSDGVNEFTNNTLKGQFKTSPSYIIYKNYKREIYPTTIEQNKRFNWISEDFSQLNPKNTVVSIGFTQSALDQKIKEWKENKAIAKKSFYFFIGSIIGFLVSFVYLALIIGRKSFKDRELHLNVIDRMFNDINIVLLASLIISWFALIEPLTVTVINKLVFYLTIPFSIIALLLILSIIKHCKNRTIIKHTLIYYLLNKLFLFFRDVYSNGSTGVKTVLLVIGYPILIAVTFFMFPITIGVAAWFTNKKIKKFNAIKEGVEQIKAGDFHHRIEIDGKGEFANLSSNINSITDGLKTAVDRELKSERMKTELITNVSHDIRTPLTSIITYVDLLKKEKEPAKIEEYVEVLDQKSQRLKLLTNDLFEAAKASSGTIPVNLERIDVLSLITQGLGEVNAKVEALDLSIKINHPQDKLYAAADGKLLWRSVENLLSNIFKYALRGSRVYIDIEDMGNEILLTFKNISAYELNISADELMERFKRGDESRNSQGSGLGLSIAKSLIEIQKGQFSIQVDGDLFKAMIKIPKHNNLM; encoded by the coding sequence TTGGATATAAGGTCGAAAAAATATAGTCACTCGCTAACAACAAAAATAATCGTTTTTGCAATTGTCATTCTATTTTTTTCAAGCATACTTAAGTCTATTGCAAACGTAGCGGCTTTAACTGATGATGATTTTGGAATCGTTTTTGAAGAAAATTACTTCCTTAGTAAATCTTATATGCAAGAGGTTGAGCCAATTTTTAGTAGCCTAACTCAGTTAGTTAATAAGTATAAAAGTGAAGAGAATATTTTAAAGGGTGGAGCAATAAGTACAGAGGATATAAGGTCAATCGAAGAATCTTTATATTCGGATTTTACGGCGCGATCGAACCTATATAACCCAAATGTAAGTGAAGAAGAAAACTTTAAAAATTTTCAAAAAGCCGATGCAAAAGAAATTAATCAAGTAAAGAACCAGATGATAACAGATGGTTTACAAAATTATCATAATTTATTGCAAGCACTAGCTGAGAAAGAGGAATTACTATATTACGGAAGTGATGGTGTTAATGAATTCACAAATAATACGTTAAAAGGACAATTTAAAACAAGTCCTTCCTATATAATTTACAAGAATTATAAAAGAGAAATTTATCCGACTACAATTGAACAAAATAAACGTTTTAATTGGATCAGCGAGGATTTCAGTCAGTTAAATCCCAAAAATACAGTAGTATCGATAGGATTCACACAGAGTGCTCTAGATCAAAAAATAAAAGAGTGGAAAGAAAATAAAGCAATTGCGAAGAAATCCTTTTATTTTTTCATAGGCTCTATTATAGGATTTCTAGTATCATTCGTTTATTTAGCACTCATTATTGGTAGAAAATCATTTAAAGATCGCGAGTTACATTTAAATGTAATCGATCGAATGTTTAATGATATTAATATCGTGCTTCTGGCATCCTTAATAATATCTTGGTTTGCATTAATAGAGCCTTTAACAGTAACGGTTATTAATAAATTGGTTTTCTATTTAACGATTCCATTCTCAATCATAGCGCTTCTTTTGATTTTATCGATTATAAAGCATTGTAAAAACAGAACAATCATTAAACACACATTAATTTATTACTTATTAAATAAACTTTTCCTATTTTTTAGGGATGTATATAGCAATGGGAGTACTGGTGTTAAGACTGTATTACTTGTAATTGGTTATCCAATTTTAATTGCCGTAACTTTTTTTATGTTTCCGATTACAATAGGAGTTGCAGCATGGTTTACAAATAAAAAAATAAAAAAATTTAATGCGATTAAAGAAGGTGTCGAGCAAATAAAGGCAGGGGATTTTCATCATCGTATAGAGATAGATGGAAAAGGCGAGTTTGCAAATCTTTCTAGTAATATTAATAGCATTACAGATGGTTTGAAAACAGCGGTTGATCGAGAGTTAAAGAGTGAGAGGATGAAGACGGAACTAATTACAAATGTTTCACATGATATTAGGACGCCTTTGACTTCAATTATTACGTATGTAGATTTATTGAAAAAGGAAAAGGAACCGGCAAAAATTGAAGAATATGTTGAAGTTTTAGATCAAAAATCGCAAAGATTGAAGTTGTTAACGAATGATTTATTTGAGGCAGCAAAGGCTTCTAGCGGTACAATTCCGGTTAACCTTGAACGTATAGATGTCTTATCGCTTATAACCCAAGGGTTAGGCGAAGTTAATGCCAAAGTTGAGGCATTAGATTTATCTATTAAAATAAACCATCCTCAAGATAAGCTATATGCTGCAGCGGATGGTAAGCTATTATGGAGGTCCGTAGAAAATTTATTATCCAATATTTTTAAATATGCATTAAGAGGATCAAGAGTATATATCGATATTGAAGATATGGGTAATGAGATTCTACTTACCTTCAAAAATATATCGGCATATGAATTAAACATATCTGCAGATGAACTAATGGAACGTTTTAAAAGAGGCGATGAATCAAGAAATAGTCAAGGAAGTGGACTAGGACTTTCAATCGCTAAAAGCTTAATTGAAATTCAAAAAGGACAGTTCTCAATTCAAGTTGACGGCGATTTATTTAAGGCGATGATTAAAATCCCTAAACATAATAATTTGATGTAA